In Helianthus annuus cultivar XRQ/B chromosome 8, HanXRQr2.0-SUNRISE, whole genome shotgun sequence, a single genomic region encodes these proteins:
- the LOC110870593 gene encoding pectinesterase 1 encodes MEESINYIRSYNKVHPDGETSATHHQPPAPTRRRTIPVVITLTIFTIIIGTIIALSVRQPDRHNNRGYKPLSTEQSVSVINSVCAVTQHPELCLAHVSTVNSSDVVDPMMIFNITLHLAVNEVVNVSLMSKTLIMKVNDLYTGLMFRECVSLFDDAVSRLSRAVEIVNGDGEMMEGRVADLMAWISAAMTDQERCVEGLEEVGSMVGDEVKVRVKRSSVYLSNSLAILANMKGLLDRFGVQLYQDS; translated from the coding sequence ATGGAAGAATCCATCAACTACATCAGAAGCTACAACAAAGTACACCCCGATGGCGAAACGTCCGCCACTCACCATCAACCTCCTGCTCCGACACGCCGCAGAACCATTCCTGTCGTCATTACACTAACAatcttcaccatcatcattggcacaattATCGCTCTTTCAGTTCGCCAGCCTGACCGGCACAACAACCGCGGTTACAAGCCGCTGAGTACCGAGCAATCAGTTTCAGTTATTAACTCCGTGTGTGCAGTCACGCAGCATCCGGAGTTATGTTTAGCTCACGTCAGCACAGTTAACTCCAGTGACGTTGTTGATCCTATGATGATTTTCAACATTACGTTGCACCTCGCGGTTAATGAGGTTGTTAATGTATCGTTGATGTCAAAAACTCTAATTATGAAAGTGAATGATTTATATACTGGTTTGATGTTTAGAGAGTGTGTGAGTTTGTTTGATGATGCGGTGAGTCGACTCAGTCGGGCAGTGGAGATTGTGAACGGGGATGGGGAGATGATGGAGGGGAGAGTGGCGGATTTGATGGCGTGGATTAGTGCGGCGATGACGGATCAGGAGAGGTGTGTGGAGGGTTTGGAGGAGGTGGGATCGATGGTTGGGGATGAGGTGAAGGTGAGGGTGAAGAGGTCGAGTGTGTACTTGAGTAATAGTTTAGCAATACTTGCTAATATGAAAGGGTTACTTGACCGGTTTGGGGTTCAGTTATATCAGGATTCATGA